In Phycisphaerae bacterium, the genomic stretch TGCGGGCGATGAGTTCCTGAATCACCACCGTCTTGCCGAGGCCGGCGCCGCCGAAGAGGCCGATCTTGCCGCCGCGGACGAAGGGCACGAGCAGGTCGATGACTTTGATGCCGGTCTCGAACTGCTCGGTCTTGGGCGTCAGGTCGGCGAATTCAGGCGGCTCGCGGTGGATGGGGTCGCGGCGGTCCGCCTGCACCGGGCCGCGGCCGTCGACCGGCTCGCCGACCAGGTTAAACACGCGGCCCAGCGTGGCGGACCCGACCGGCACGGTGATGGACTGGCCAGTGTCGAGCACGTCCATGCCGCGCACGAGGCCGTCGGTGGAGCCGAGCGCGACGGCGCGGACCTTCCCGCCGCCGAGGTGCTGGGCGACCTCGCACCAGAGCGTCTGCTCGACGCCGGTGAGCTTGTTCTGCACCTGAATCTGGAGGCCGTTGTAGATCCGCGGCAACTTGTCCGGGCTGAACTCCGCATCGAGCGTGGAGCCGATGACCTGAACGATCTTGCCGATGTTCTTGCCGTTACCTGCCATGACTGACTCCCGAACTACGAGAGATTAGTTGCTACTGGACCGCGTTAGCGCCACCGACGATATCCGCCAGCTCCGTCGTGATCTGCGATTGGCGCGCCCGGTTGTACTGACGCGTCAGGAAGCGGAGCATGTCACCGGCAGCGTCCGTCGCCGCCTTCATCGCGACCATCCGCGCGACCTGCTCGCTGACGATCGCATCGTTGAAACACTGGAACAGCCGGATCTTCACCGCTTCCGGAATCAGGCGGGCCAGCAACTGCTCCGGCGGCGGTGAGAACTCAAACTGCGGACGGACGCGCGGCTCCGCGGCAGTGGCCTGCGGCGGCTCGATCGGCAGCAGTTGCACACACGCCGGGCGCTGTACGCCGACACTGTGAAACTGCATGTAGACGATGTCGACCCGCGCGATCTCATTCTGGCGGTAGAGCGTCATGTAGCGCTCGGCCATTTCGCTGACGCGGCTGAACGCGATCTTGTCCTCGATGTCGGTGATCTTCAGACTGACCGGGACGTTCAGGAAGCGCAGGTAGTTCAGGCCTTTCTTGCCGACAACCTCCATCTCCGGCTGGAAGCCGCCTGCGCTGAGTTCGCGGCGGGCTTCGAGCATCCGCCGTAGCACGCCGGCGTTGTACGAGCCGCACAGGCCGCGGTTGGCGGTGATGACGAGCAGGAGGCTGCGCGGCCCGGCGTCGTTGGGACGCAGTAGCGGGTGATCCGTGGCCTCCTGCCCGCCGAGCGTCTGGATCATCTCGGTGATCCGCCGCGTATACGGCTGCGATGCGACGGCGCGTTGCATGCACTTCTGGAAACGCGCCGTGGCGATGAGCTGCATCGTCTGCGTGATCTTGCGGATGTTTCGCACCGCCCGGCGGCGTTTCACGATGGCGCGGGCCTTAGCCATGGCGGCCTCCTGCCAAGCCGGCGGCGGCGCGCCCCGCCCCAGCCTCCCGGCCGCATAGCGGCCAACGGTGGTTGCCAGAGGCGTAGCCCCTGGGCCCCGCCGCCCGCCAGTCCTTGCCCCGCCCCCACGGAGCGGACGGATGCGAGGACGCCGCGATCGGACGACCGGACTTTGCCTGCCTCATGCTCACTTCTTGCTCTCACCCGCGCGGGTCACGAACTGCCGCTTGAAATTCCCGACCAACTCCTTCAACCGGGCATCCAGCTCGTCCGAGAGCTTCCGCTCCTTCTTGAGTTGCTCGACCACCTCGGGAAACTCATCGTGATAGTGCCGCAACAACTGCTCCTCGAACAAGTGCACCTGATCGAGCGGCACATCGTCCAGGAAGCCCCGCGCGCCGGCGTGGATCGCCAAAATCTGGCTCCACACGTCCATCGGCTGGTACTGCGGCTGCTTCAGCAGCTCCACCATGCGGCGCCCGCGATCGAGTTGCCGCTGCGTCGCCGGATCCAGCTCCGTGCCGAGCTGGGCAAACGCCTCCAGCTCGCGGAACGCCGCCAGGTCCAGCCGCAACGAGCCGGCGATCTTCTTCATCGCGGGCACCTGGGCATTGCCGCCCACGCGGCTGACCGAAATGCCGACGTTGATCGCGGGCCGCACGCCGGCAAAGAACAGGTCAGGCTCCAGGTAAATCTGTCCGTCGGTGATCGAGATCACGTTCGTCGGGATGTACGCGGACACTTCGCCTTCGAGCGTCTCAATGACCGGCAGCGCCGTCAGGCTGCCGCCGGACTTCTTCAGCTTGCGAATCTCGTGCTGATCCTTGTCGGGCAGCGCGGCGAAATCGTGATCCAGGGCATGCTGGTCCTGCAGCCCCTTGTAGACCTTGCCGTTCACGCCGGTCTCCACATCCGCCGGCGCGCCCTTTTTCACGATGACGCGCAGCTCGGCCATCTTGCAGGAGCGCTCCAGCAGACGGCTGTGCAGGTAGAACACGTCGCCCGGGTACGCCTCGCGGCCCGGCGGCCGGCGGAGCAGCAGTGACAACTGCCGGTACGCCGCCGCCTGCTTCGACAGGTCGTCGTAGATGCACAGCGTGTCGCGGCCGTGCTCGTACATGAAGTACTCGGCCATCGCACAGCCCGCGTACGGCGCGATGTACTGCAACGGCGCCGGGTCGGACGAGCCCGCCGTCACCACGATCGAGTAGTCCATCGCGCCGTGCTTGCGCAGGATCTCGACCAGGCCGGCGACCGTCGATTCCTTCTGCCCGATGGCGACGTACACGCAGATCACGTCGCCGCCCTTCTGGTTGATGATCGTGTCGATCGCGATCGCGGTCTTGCCGGTCTTGCGATCGCCGATGATCAGCTCGCGCTGCCCGCGGCCGATCGGGATCATGCTGTCGATCGCCTTGATGCCGGTCTGCAGCGGCACCTTCACCGGCTGCCGCTCGGCGATGCCGGGGGCGATGATTTCCAGCGGTCGGCGGACCTCGGACTGTACCGGGCCGCGGCCGTCCAGCGGTCGGCCCAGCGGATCGACCACGCGGCCGATCAACGCGTCGCCGACTGGCACGCTCAGCAGGCGCCCGGTCGTGCGGACCTCCTGGCCTTCCTTCACGTCCAGGAAGTCGCCGAGCACTACGGCCCCGATCGAGTTCTCCTCAAGGTTGAACACGAGCCCGACCGCGCCCTGCTCGAACTCGAGCATCTCGCCGGCCATCGCGCTCGACAGCCCGAAGATGCGGGCCACGCCGTCGCCGACCTCCAGCACGCGCCCCACCTCGGCCACGTCGAGCTCGGCCCGGTAGCGGCTGATCTCTTCCTTGATGACACTGGCGATTTCGTCTGCCTTGAACTTCATCTGTGTCTCTCCGCCAACAGGTTGGCGTTCAGCGTGCACGCCGGCCTACGTCGTCGCGGCGGCGCGGTTGGTCCGCTCCAGCAGCCGCCGGCGCGCCATGCTCAGGTGCCGCCGGAGCGAATGGTCGTAGCGGTGGTCGCCGATCCGCAGCACCAGTCCGCCGATGACCTCGGGATCGACGATGTACTGCACGAGCGGCTTGCGGCCGGAGAGCTGCGCGGCCAGGCGCTCGATTTCCGCGCGCTGCGCCGCGTCGAGCTCGACCGCGCTGGTCGCCTGCACCTCGATCTGCCCGCGCGCGTCCTCGAGGCGCAGCACGTAGGCCCGCCAGAGCGCGTGGATCAGCTCCAGCCGGCCGTGCCGGTTCATTACCTGCAGCGTGTCGAGCACCAGGTCGCGCAGCCGGCCACGAAACATGCGCTCCAGGCTCTGCTCGCGCTCGTCGTCATCCACGGCCGCGGACGCGATGAACGTGGCGAAACTGCGGTCCCGCTCAACCAGCCGGACCAATTCGGCCAGCTCGTCGCGCACGTCATCGAGCACGTTCTGCTCGCGGGCGAGCGCAAACAGCGCCGCGGCATACACGTCGGCAACGTCGATACCCTTTTCAACATCGTGCGCCATGCGCGCCTCGTTCATGCGGCCCGGGCCGCATCAGTTCATCCGCGGCCGCCCCGCCGCCTGCATCTCCGCGAGCGCCTCGGCCACCAGCGCCCGGTGGTCCGCCGCCGCCAGCTCCTTGCGGAGAATGCGCCCGGCCACGCGGACCGCCAGCTCCGACGCTTCGTCTTGCAGCTCCTTGCGTGCCGAGTCGGTCGCGAGCTGGATCTCCCGGCGGGCCCGCGCAACGATCTCCTCCGACTCGCGCCGGGCCTGCTCCTGGACCGCGCGGGCCGCGACTTCCGCGTCGCGCCGGCCCTCGGCGACAATCGCGCTCGCTTCAGCGCGCGCCTTTTCGAGCTGGGCCTTGTACTCCACCAGCAACCGCTCCGCCTGCTCGCGCTCATGCCGGGCGTCGGCGATCGACTTCGCGATGAACCGCTCGCGCTCCTGCAAGACCCGCAGGATCGGCTTCCACGCCGTCAGCCGCAGCACCATCAGCAGCAGGACAAAGACGATGATCGACCACACGCTCGCGCCAGGGTCGAACTGCAGCAGGGCCGGCTTATTCGCGTCCTCGCCGTGCTCGCCGCCGGGCTCCGGCGCTTCGGCCGTGACGGCGTGCCCGGCCGCGGGTGGGGTGGCGGGCGGGGACGCGTGCTGAGCCCACGCCAGCGGCGTGGCCAACATGAGCAACCCACAGGCCGCCAGAATGCACCAGTGCTTACGCATACTCGTTCCTGCCTCGCTAACGCACACCGGCCTGGCGCCTAGGCCCCCGTGGCGATCTTGCCGGCGATGCCGTTGCACACAACCAGCGCGAAGAACGTGAAGCCTTCGATCAGGGCCGCCGCGATGATCATGGCGATGAAGGCGTTGCCGCGCACTTCCGGCTGACGGGCCATGGACTCGACCGCGCAGCCGGCCAGGTGCCCGATGCCCTTGGCGGCCCCGATGCAGACCAGGCCCGCGCCGATCCCGGCGCCCAGGCCCATCAGGCCCGCATTGCTGAACAGGGGTACCGCTTCCGCGAGGATGGTGAGCATGATTGAATCTCCTAGTGCACCATGCCGTACGATGAATCGATCCGACCGGCGTTAAGCAAGCGGGACCGGGCGCCGGCTACCCATGCCCTAAATCCGTGTAGCTGTCAGCCGTCAGCTTTCAGCTCTCAGCTTCAATGCATCAATGCTCCGGCGCCACCGCCATACTGATGAAGAGTGTCGTCAGGAACACGAAAATATACGCCTGCAGAAACGCGACGAAGAGTTCGAGGCAGTTCAGGGCGACACAGCCGACCGTGCTGATCGCGCCCACGGTGTAACCCATCACGACTGACTTGGCCGTGAAGATCAGCAGCAGGATGGAGCCGAGCACGATGTGCCCGGCGACCATGTTCGCGAAGAG encodes the following:
- the atpG gene encoding ATP synthase F1 subunit gamma, with translation MAKARAIVKRRRAVRNIRKITQTMQLIATARFQKCMQRAVASQPYTRRITEMIQTLGGQEATDHPLLRPNDAGPRSLLLVITANRGLCGSYNAGVLRRMLEARRELSAGGFQPEMEVVGKKGLNYLRFLNVPVSLKITDIEDKIAFSRVSEMAERYMTLYRQNEIARVDIVYMQFHSVGVQRPACVQLLPIEPPQATAAEPRVRPQFEFSPPPEQLLARLIPEAVKIRLFQCFNDAIVSEQVARMVAMKAATDAAGDMLRFLTRQYNRARQSQITTELADIVGGANAVQ
- the atpA gene encoding F0F1 ATP synthase subunit alpha, translated to MKFKADEIASVIKEEISRYRAELDVAEVGRVLEVGDGVARIFGLSSAMAGEMLEFEQGAVGLVFNLEENSIGAVVLGDFLDVKEGQEVRTTGRLLSVPVGDALIGRVVDPLGRPLDGRGPVQSEVRRPLEIIAPGIAERQPVKVPLQTGIKAIDSMIPIGRGQRELIIGDRKTGKTAIAIDTIINQKGGDVICVYVAIGQKESTVAGLVEILRKHGAMDYSIVVTAGSSDPAPLQYIAPYAGCAMAEYFMYEHGRDTLCIYDDLSKQAAAYRQLSLLLRRPPGREAYPGDVFYLHSRLLERSCKMAELRVIVKKGAPADVETGVNGKVYKGLQDQHALDHDFAALPDKDQHEIRKLKKSGGSLTALPVIETLEGEVSAYIPTNVISITDGQIYLEPDLFFAGVRPAINVGISVSRVGGNAQVPAMKKIAGSLRLDLAAFRELEAFAQLGTELDPATQRQLDRGRRMVELLKQPQYQPMDVWSQILAIHAGARGFLDDVPLDQVHLFEEQLLRHYHDEFPEVVEQLKKERKLSDELDARLKELVGNFKRQFVTRAGESKK
- the atpH gene encoding ATP synthase F1 subunit delta, which gives rise to MAHDVEKGIDVADVYAAALFALAREQNVLDDVRDELAELVRLVERDRSFATFIASAAVDDDEREQSLERMFRGRLRDLVLDTLQVMNRHGRLELIHALWRAYVLRLEDARGQIEVQATSAVELDAAQRAEIERLAAQLSGRKPLVQYIVDPEVIGGLVLRIGDHRYDHSLRRHLSMARRRLLERTNRAAATT
- the atpF gene encoding F0F1 ATP synthase subunit B is translated as MRKHWCILAACGLLMLATPLAWAQHASPPATPPAAGHAVTAEAPEPGGEHGEDANKPALLQFDPGASVWSIIVFVLLLMVLRLTAWKPILRVLQERERFIAKSIADARHEREQAERLLVEYKAQLEKARAEASAIVAEGRRDAEVAARAVQEQARRESEEIVARARREIQLATDSARKELQDEASELAVRVAGRILRKELAAADHRALVAEALAEMQAAGRPRMN
- the atpE gene encoding ATP synthase F0 subunit C; amino-acid sequence: MLTILAEAVPLFSNAGLMGLGAGIGAGLVCIGAAKGIGHLAGCAVESMARQPEVRGNAFIAMIIAAALIEGFTFFALVVCNGIAGKIATGA